The following nucleotide sequence is from Photobacterium gaetbulicola Gung47.
CAGCTCTTTGGCCTGAGTGGTAATGGAAAGGTCGCGGTGTGCTTCGATAGTGCAAAGGCCTTCCGAGACCGGCCACGGTCCGAGTTCGGCACTGGGTGCATTGACAAAGGCTGCCACCCTGATCCCTTCCTGGCGGAAGCTCTCTGAACGCTCCATGAAGTAGTACCACCCCAACCCCGAGTATTTCTTGGGGTAGAAGTTATGGCAGCCAATCAGCTTGTCGCGGTTTGGCTGGTAGTTAAGAATATTTTCGAGATAACGCTGCTCCGGGCTGATGTTGATTTCGATCAGCAACTCTTGCGGGTTGAACGTCATCATTGCTTCTTCAAAGCCGGTAAAGCCTTCGTCGAGCCTGATCCCAGTCAACCCCATTTCTTTGAAGAATGAGAGATCGTCGTGGCTTAGTTGGAGCTCACGAAAGACGCGGGGATCAACATCGGCGACCACGATCATTCCGTGCGCAACGGCATGCTGTACTACCGCTTTGAATTTATCAAAGACCGCTTCCTTGTCCCCATCGGCACATAAAAGACAAGTAAATAGTCGGCTGTAGCCATAGTTGCTCGCTTTATCGATATACGCTTTGATTTCATCCAGATCACTATGCTGGGGGTATACCGAAATACCTATACGTTTAGTTTTCATCAAACTTTCCTTTATGCGGCTTGCTCTTCAAGGGTTTTTTCGTACATGCGGACAAAGGGTAGGTACATCAGTACCGATGTGATGATCAGCGTGATGCTCAGCAGCAGCGCTGTGGTCCCCAGGTTCGTTGCCAGGAATGCCCCTAGCGGTGCAGGTGTGGTCCACGGTAGCAGCGTGACTACGTTGCCGACCAAGCCACTTGTTGTCGCAAACCATGCAATGGTGGCGTTAATCATTGGGATAAAGATAAACGGTATGAATAACACGGGGTTCATTACCATCGGCGTGCCGAAGATCAGTGGCTCATTGATATTGAACATGCCCGGTACGATACTCAGCCT
It contains:
- a CDS encoding hypothetical protein (COG3589), whose product is MKTKRIGISVYPQHSDLDEIKAYIDKASNYGYSRLFTCLLCADGDKEAVFDKFKAVVQHAVAHGMIVVADVDPRVFRELQLSHDDLSFFKEMGLTGIRLDEGFTGFEEAMMTFNPQELLIEINISPEQRYLENILNYQPNRDKLIGCHNFYPKKYSGLGWYYFMERSESFRQEGIRVAAFVNAPSAELGPWPVSEGLCTIEAHRDLSITTQAKELFNSGVVDDVLIANAFASDQELAALASVNRALLELDVELHQDITDVERAIVLDQIHWVRGDINERTIRSSHTRNLYKGKSIKPKGTNPMIRRGDVIVENDAYNKYTGELHIALQDFENTGCSNVVGRISHENIRFLDQLKPWQKFNLTTIS